A portion of the Blattabacterium clevelandi genome contains these proteins:
- the ftsA gene encoding cell division protein FtsA, whose translation MEYQDIAIGLDVGTTKIVAMVGRINEYNKIEILGIGRSKSTGVHRGVVNNITQTIESIREAVNEAEHSSGLKIKEVIVGIAGQHIRSLQHNDYITRLDFENVINQKDIQKLINQVHKLVMLPGEEIIHVLPQEYKVDSQSEIGEPIGMYGSRLEANFHVVVGQISSIRNIGRCVKSAGLNLSGMTLEPLASAEAVLNIEEREAGVALVDIGGGTTDVAIFKDNIIRHTAVIPFGGNVITENIKTDCLIIERQAELLKIKFGSAWPGENKETEIVCIPGLRGRDPKEITLKLLSQIIHTRVCEILEQVNIEIKNYGNEEHKKRLIAGIVMTGGGSQLKHIRPLTEYITGMDVRIGYSNEHISGGENGMISDPEYATSIGLVIKGIEDKKKYICTEMESRYYDENSEFFSSKLYDKNRRFNNNKDPEDKKNKKKSKSFLEIWADKFRQILNDTE comes from the coding sequence ATGGAATATCAAGATATAGCTATAGGTCTTGATGTGGGAACCACAAAGATTGTAGCTATGGTAGGAAGGATAAATGAATATAATAAAATTGAAATTTTAGGTATAGGTAGATCTAAAAGTACAGGAGTACATAGAGGAGTTGTTAACAATATAACTCAGACAATTGAATCTATTCGTGAAGCTGTAAATGAGGCAGAACATAGTTCTGGATTAAAAATAAAAGAAGTTATTGTTGGGATTGCAGGACAGCATATTAGAAGTTTACAACATAATGATTATATTACAAGATTAGATTTTGAAAATGTTATCAATCAAAAAGATATCCAAAAATTAATTAACCAAGTCCATAAACTAGTTATGCTTCCAGGAGAAGAAATAATTCATGTTCTTCCACAAGAATATAAAGTCGATAGTCAATCAGAAATCGGAGAACCTATAGGAATGTATGGAAGTCGTTTAGAGGCTAATTTTCATGTAGTTGTAGGACAAATTTCTTCAATTAGAAATATTGGAAGATGTGTAAAATCTGCAGGATTGAATTTATCTGGTATGACTTTAGAGCCATTAGCTTCTGCAGAAGCTGTTTTAAATATAGAAGAAAGAGAAGCTGGGGTAGCACTAGTAGATATAGGAGGAGGGACTACGGATGTTGCAATATTTAAAGATAATATTATTCGTCATACTGCAGTCATTCCTTTTGGAGGAAATGTCATTACTGAAAATATTAAAACAGATTGTTTAATTATTGAACGACAAGCAGAATTATTAAAAATAAAATTTGGATCCGCATGGCCTGGAGAAAATAAAGAAACCGAAATTGTTTGCATTCCTGGATTAAGAGGTCGTGATCCTAAGGAAATTACATTAAAACTTCTTTCTCAAATTATTCATACAAGAGTTTGTGAAATTTTAGAGCAAGTTAATATAGAAATAAAAAATTATGGAAATGAAGAACATAAAAAAAGACTTATAGCTGGAATAGTGATGACAGGTGGAGGATCTCAACTCAAACATATTCGACCCTTAACAGAATATATTACTGGAATGGATGTACGTATCGGTTATTCTAATGAACATATTTCAGGAGGAGAGAACGGAATGATAAGTGATCCAGAATATGCTACATCTATAGGTTTAGTGATAAAGGGTATTGAAGATAAAAAAAAATATATTTGCACAGAAATGGAGTCTAGATATTATGATGAAAATTCAGAATTTTTTTCTTCAAAATTATATGATAAAAACCGTAGATTCAATAATAATAAGGACCCAGAGGATAAAAAAAATAAGAAAAAATCTAAATCTTTTCTTGAAATTTGGGCTGATAAGTTCCGTCAAATACTGAATGATACAGAATAA
- the ftsZ gene encoding cell division protein FtsZ — MKKENFIQKKENVPFGFSKNRSASIKVIGVGGGGSNALSYMFEQGITGVDFIACNTDAQALNNNPVPLKIQLGASITEGLGAGADPEVGEKAALESLEEIKSILDSNTKMTFITAGMGGGTGTGAAPIIAGISKEKGILTVGIVTIPFHFEGKMRLQQAQKGIEKLRKNVDSLIVINNDKLRELYGNLGFKAGFSKADEVLTTAAKGIAEVITHHYKQNIDLRDTRTVLKESGTAVMGSSISVGENRAKEAVVQALDSPLLNDNKITGAKNVLLLIVSGKIEITIDEIGIISDYIQAEAGNNANIIMGIGEDENLEESISVTIVATGFPTEVQRVINHEEKKIFHRLEEPYKQRLTKIEEIPSYYNSKRIESIASKKENYNKRDSSINYNKGKLSLNLNPKKNMINHPSSSLVEKKYKRYMLEDNFNLPISYEEKNKILKNNKMKLTNNILIKKENNKHE; from the coding sequence ATGAAAAAAGAAAATTTTATACAAAAAAAAGAAAACGTACCATTTGGATTTTCTAAAAATCGTTCAGCTTCTATCAAAGTTATTGGTGTAGGAGGTGGGGGAAGTAATGCTTTAAGTTATATGTTTGAACAAGGTATTACTGGTGTAGATTTTATAGCGTGTAATACGGATGCACAAGCGTTAAATAATAATCCAGTTCCCTTAAAAATTCAATTAGGGGCTTCTATTACAGAAGGGTTAGGAGCTGGAGCTGATCCAGAAGTAGGAGAAAAAGCAGCCTTAGAAAGTCTAGAAGAAATCAAAAGTATTTTAGATTCTAATACAAAAATGACTTTTATTACAGCCGGAATGGGAGGAGGGACTGGCACTGGTGCAGCTCCAATTATTGCAGGTATTTCTAAAGAAAAAGGAATCCTTACTGTAGGTATTGTAACAATTCCATTTCATTTTGAAGGAAAAATGAGATTACAACAAGCTCAAAAAGGAATAGAAAAATTAAGAAAAAATGTTGATTCTCTAATTGTTATTAATAATGATAAATTGAGAGAATTATATGGAAATCTTGGATTTAAAGCAGGATTTTCAAAAGCAGATGAAGTTCTTACTACTGCAGCTAAGGGGATAGCAGAAGTCATTACCCACCATTATAAACAAAACATAGATTTAAGAGATACTAGAACGGTTCTTAAAGAAAGTGGGACGGCCGTTATGGGATCATCTATTTCTGTTGGTGAAAATAGAGCAAAAGAAGCCGTTGTACAAGCATTAGATTCTCCATTATTGAATGACAATAAGATAACTGGAGCAAAAAATGTTCTTTTGCTTATTGTTTCAGGAAAAATTGAAATTACTATAGATGAAATAGGAATCATTAGTGATTATATACAGGCAGAAGCCGGAAATAATGCTAATATTATTATGGGAATCGGAGAAGACGAAAATTTAGAAGAAAGTATTTCAGTTACTATAGTAGCTACTGGGTTTCCAACGGAAGTACAAAGGGTAATTAATCACGAAGAAAAAAAAATATTTCATAGGTTAGAAGAACCTTACAAACAAAGATTAACAAAAATAGAAGAAATTCCTTCTTATTATAATTCTAAACGAATAGAATCTATTGCTTCAAAAAAAGAAAATTATAATAAAAGGGATTCATCGATAAATTATAATAAGGGAAAATTGTCCTTAAATTTAAATCCAAAAAAAAATATGATTAATCATCCTTCCAGTTCTTTGGTAGAAAAAAAATATAAAAGATATATGCTAGAAGATAATTTTAATCTTCCTATTTCCTACGAAGAAAAAAATAAAATATTGAAAAATAATAAAATGAAACTTACTAATAACATTTTAATAAAAAAAGAAAATAATAAACATGAATAG
- a CDS encoding cell division protein FtsQ/DivIB, translating to MRKHKKNFIPTLLFLYMIFMTFCFYFSQKIHKNRNLEKINIIMDPLSKNHFVNEKIIKNFLFYTTEKIEKKIGQLCILKMEQKLNNHPFIKKSEVFLSADGTLNIKIWQKEPILRIKNGNKEYYLTKELENLGLSSFYSSKVILAKGSFSKEEKKDLSDLVKTINSDELLKNQIISIKKTVSNLFILIPKIGNHHIILGTIKDFKSKLNKLKAFYKQYLNKIDINQYKSIDLQYKDQVVAKKR from the coding sequence ATGAGAAAACATAAAAAAAATTTTATTCCTACTTTATTGTTTTTATATATGATTTTTATGACATTTTGTTTTTACTTTTCTCAAAAAATACATAAAAATAGAAATTTAGAAAAAATCAATATTATCATGGATCCATTATCCAAAAATCATTTTGTAAATGAAAAAATTATTAAAAATTTTTTATTTTATACAACAGAAAAAATTGAAAAAAAAATTGGTCAATTATGTATATTAAAAATGGAACAAAAATTAAATAATCATCCTTTTATAAAAAAATCTGAAGTATTTCTTAGTGCAGATGGAACCTTAAATATTAAAATTTGGCAAAAAGAACCCATTTTAAGAATAAAAAATGGTAATAAAGAATATTATCTTACTAAAGAATTGGAAAATTTAGGACTTTCTTCTTTTTATTCTTCAAAAGTTATTTTAGCAAAAGGATCCTTTTCGAAGGAAGAAAAAAAAGACTTATCGGATTTAGTGAAAACCATCAATTCTGATGAATTATTGAAAAACCAAATTATTAGTATAAAAAAAACTGTTTCTAACTTATTTATTTTAATTCCAAAAATAGGTAATCATCATATTATATTAGGAACTATAAAGGATTTTAAAAGTAAATTGAATAAATTAAAAGCTTTTTACAAGCAGTACTTAAATAAAATAGATATTAATCAATATAAAAGCATTGATTTACAATATAAGGACCAAGTAGTAGCAAAAAAAAGATAA
- the murG gene encoding undecaprenyldiphospho-muramoylpentapeptide beta-N-acetylglucosaminyltransferase, giving the protein MKNTFPPRIIIGSGGTGGHIYPGIAIADELKKQIPEVNILFIGSKNNMEMQEIPKFGYQIEGICISGGKDKFFSISGFFIQSIELVYSFFLANKILKKFSPDIVIGTGGYVSFPTLYAAKKKKIPIVIQEQNSFPGFTNRIFSRYAQKVCIAFEESRKYFPKGKTIITGNPVRSEILKKFTSRNKACLYLGLKKNRPIILSMGGSQGANSINNAWMNGLKKLIHFDIQLIWQVGRSNIHRIKKNNTLSNHKNFIIMEFIENIPICYAAADIIVSRAGALTISEICLIGKPYILIPFPWSSDDHQNKNAQILEEKEAAIIIKNEEIEKKLVDSTIQILNDSDRKKKMRKNILQLGKPQATNDIVNEILHIL; this is encoded by the coding sequence ATGAAGAATACTTTTCCACCTAGAATAATTATTGGAAGTGGAGGAACAGGTGGACATATTTATCCAGGAATAGCTATAGCAGATGAGCTGAAAAAACAGATTCCAGAAGTCAATATTTTATTTATTGGATCTAAGAATAACATGGAAATGCAAGAAATACCTAAATTTGGATATCAAATTGAAGGTATTTGTATTTCAGGTGGAAAAGATAAATTTTTTTCTATATCAGGATTTTTTATTCAATCAATAGAATTAGTGTATAGTTTTTTTTTAGCAAATAAAATTTTAAAAAAATTTTCTCCAGATATAGTTATTGGAACAGGTGGATACGTTAGTTTTCCAACTTTATATGCTGCAAAGAAAAAGAAAATTCCCATTGTTATTCAAGAACAGAATTCATTCCCTGGATTTACCAATAGAATATTTTCTCGTTATGCTCAAAAAGTTTGTATTGCTTTTGAAGAATCAAGAAAATATTTTCCTAAGGGAAAAACTATAATAACGGGTAATCCAGTACGATCTGAAATATTGAAAAAATTTACTAGTAGAAATAAAGCTTGTCTTTATTTAGGATTAAAAAAAAATAGACCTATTATTTTATCTATGGGAGGAAGTCAAGGGGCTAATAGTATCAACAATGCTTGGATGAATGGATTAAAAAAACTGATCCATTTTGATATACAACTTATTTGGCAAGTAGGAAGATCTAATATTCATAGAATAAAAAAAAATAATACTCTTTCTAATCATAAAAATTTTATTATAATGGAGTTTATTGAAAATATTCCGATATGTTATGCTGCAGCAGATATTATTGTATCTAGAGCTGGAGCTTTAACCATATCAGAAATATGTTTAATAGGAAAACCTTATATATTAATTCCTTTTCCTTGGTCTTCAGATGATCATCAAAATAAAAATGCTCAAATATTGGAGGAAAAAGAGGCTGCTATAATAATTAAAAATGAAGAAATAGAGAAAAAATTAGTGGATTCCACAATACAAATACTTAACGATTCTGATAGAAAAAAAAAAATGAGGAAAAATATTTTACAATTAGGAAAACCTCAAGCAACAAACGATATTGTTAACGAAATTTTACATATTCTTTGA
- the hisS gene encoding histidine--tRNA ligase, which produces MEKPSIPKGTRDFSSMEMNRRNYLIQIIRNKFELFGFYPIETPSFENISTLIGKYGEEGDSLMFRLLHSGNFLKKGISDFLMKNKETKVDIIKNLLTEYISNKALRYDLTVPFVRYVVMHRNEIFFPFKRYQIQPVWRADKPQKGRFREFYQCDADFIGIESLSLWSEIELIQLCDEIFTKLNFPILIHINHRDILGGLVEISGIENNLWKDFTISLDKWNKMGRNIVKKEMLRKGISSESFEKIACFFDMKENFSKKIESLTFALKNSKRGKKGIKDLSFIFRNIKNISLKNTKLEWNISLARGMNYYTGTIFEIFPKDNKGSSHLNSIGGGGRYDQLSSFFGMKNFSGIGVSLGLDRIYLSMIKENFFQNISSAPSKILFINFGDEEVLYAYKMINFLRKKGISTQLYPNAVKINKQFRYANDNNIPFTISIGKNEIERNTIRVKNIKKRVEIEYDNINDFFYQLRKDSS; this is translated from the coding sequence ATGGAAAAACCTAGTATTCCAAAAGGAACAAGAGATTTTTCATCCATGGAGATGAATAGAAGAAACTATTTAATTCAAATTATTCGAAATAAATTTGAACTTTTTGGTTTCTATCCTATAGAAACTCCTTCTTTTGAAAATATTTCTACTCTTATTGGAAAATATGGGGAAGAAGGAGATTCCCTGATGTTTAGATTACTTCATTCAGGAAATTTTTTAAAAAAAGGAATTTCAGATTTTTTGATGAAAAATAAAGAAACTAAAGTTGATATTATTAAAAATTTATTGACCGAATATATATCCAATAAAGCACTTAGGTATGATTTAACGGTTCCTTTTGTACGTTATGTAGTGATGCATAGAAATGAAATTTTTTTTCCTTTTAAAAGATATCAAATACAACCTGTATGGCGTGCAGATAAACCACAAAAAGGTAGATTTAGAGAGTTTTACCAATGTGATGCCGATTTTATAGGAATCGAATCCTTATCTTTATGGTCAGAAATTGAACTAATTCAACTTTGTGACGAAATTTTTACTAAATTAAATTTTCCTATATTAATTCATATTAATCATAGAGATATCTTAGGAGGATTAGTAGAAATTTCTGGAATAGAAAATAATTTATGGAAAGATTTTACTATTTCTTTGGATAAATGGAATAAAATGGGAAGAAATATAGTAAAAAAAGAAATGTTACGTAAAGGTATTTCTTCCGAATCTTTTGAAAAAATAGCTTGTTTTTTTGATATGAAAGAAAATTTTTCCAAAAAAATAGAATCTTTAACTTTTGCTTTAAAAAACTCTAAAAGAGGAAAAAAAGGAATAAAAGATCTTAGCTTTATCTTTAGAAATATAAAAAATATTTCTTTAAAAAATACAAAATTGGAATGGAATATTTCTTTAGCTAGAGGTATGAATTATTATACAGGAACTATATTTGAAATATTTCCAAAGGATAATAAGGGATCTAGTCATTTAAATTCTATTGGAGGAGGAGGAAGATATGATCAATTATCTAGTTTTTTTGGAATGAAAAATTTTTCTGGAATAGGGGTCTCTTTAGGTTTAGATAGAATTTATTTATCTATGATAAAAGAAAATTTTTTCCAGAATATTTCTAGTGCTCCTTCAAAAATATTGTTTATTAATTTTGGGGATGAAGAGGTTTTATATGCATATAAGATGATAAATTTTTTGAGAAAAAAAGGAATATCTACTCAATTATATCCTAATGCTGTTAAAATAAATAAACAATTTAGATATGCGAACGATAATAATATTCCATTTACTATTAGTATAGGAAAAAATGAAATAGAAAGAAATACAATACGAGTCAAAAATATAAAAAAAAGAGTAGAAATAGAATATGATAATATCAATGATTTTTTTTATCAATTAAGGAAAGATTCTTCTTAA
- the murC gene encoding UDP-N-acetylmuramate--L-alanine ligase, giving the protein MNINQIDAFYFLGIGGIGMSSLARYFHYMGKKVYGYDRYKTFLTKKLEKEGILINYQDTIKMVPEWIHSQRCLIVYTPAIPSTHKQWIFIKKYGKNIKKRSQVLALITENKICIAIGGTHGKTTTSALLGHILYSSGKKVTAFLGGISENYQSNLILNGTEIFLVEADEFDHSFLYLSPNIACITSLDQDHIDTYPKKESLIKAYIKFSKKLKNPYKKLFLCQEEYFPYYNKNAIYYSVGKIGNYYSNCISIKGDKWYFDFHTPKETWKSLLLPIPGLHNLKNVTAALAISDYLKIDSENIRKSLFLFKGIKRRYSIHYQSRKKIYIDDYAHHPTEINALISTIRKCFPRKKILGIFQPHLFSRTKFFEKNFAKSLERLDFLILLDIYPAREYPIEGISSNSLLEKIKMNSKNKEVTSLSRVLEKIGKKNFDILLTIGAGNIDTLIFPIKKWLYKKYG; this is encoded by the coding sequence ATGAATATAAATCAAATTGATGCTTTTTATTTTTTAGGAATTGGAGGAATAGGAATGAGTTCCTTAGCAAGATATTTTCATTATATGGGTAAAAAAGTTTATGGTTATGATAGATATAAGACCTTTTTAACCAAAAAATTAGAAAAAGAAGGGATATTGATCAATTATCAGGATACCATAAAAATGGTCCCTGAATGGATTCATTCTCAACGATGTTTAATTGTATATACACCGGCTATACCATCTACTCATAAACAATGGATCTTTATAAAAAAATACGGAAAAAATATAAAAAAACGTTCTCAAGTATTAGCTTTAATTACAGAAAATAAAATTTGCATAGCTATAGGAGGAACACATGGTAAAACAACTACTAGTGCTTTACTAGGACATATTTTATATAGTTCAGGTAAAAAAGTTACGGCTTTTTTAGGAGGTATTTCTGAAAATTATCAATCTAATCTCATTTTGAATGGCACGGAGATCTTCTTGGTAGAAGCGGACGAATTTGATCACTCTTTTTTATATCTATCTCCTAATATAGCATGTATTACTTCTTTAGATCAAGATCATATAGATACTTATCCTAAAAAAGAATCCTTGATAAAGGCTTATATAAAATTTTCCAAAAAATTAAAAAATCCATATAAAAAACTCTTTCTTTGTCAAGAAGAATATTTTCCGTATTATAATAAAAACGCTATATATTATTCTGTAGGGAAAATAGGAAATTATTATTCAAATTGTATTTCTATCAAAGGGGATAAATGGTATTTTGATTTTCATACTCCAAAAGAAACATGGAAATCCCTTTTATTACCTATTCCAGGATTACATAATTTAAAAAATGTAACTGCTGCATTAGCTATATCTGACTATTTGAAAATAGATAGTGAAAATATTAGAAAATCCTTATTTTTATTCAAAGGAATTAAAAGAAGATATTCCATACATTATCAATCTAGAAAAAAAATATATATAGATGATTATGCACATCATCCTACAGAAATTAATGCATTGATTAGTACTATAAGAAAGTGTTTCCCTCGTAAAAAAATATTAGGAATTTTTCAACCCCATTTATTTAGTAGAACTAAATTTTTTGAAAAAAATTTTGCAAAAAGTTTAGAAAGACTTGACTTTTTAATTTTGTTGGATATTTATCCAGCAAGAGAATACCCCATTGAAGGGATTAGTTCTAATAGTTTATTAGAAAAAATAAAAATGAACTCTAAAAATAAAGAAGTTACTAGCCTATCTAGAGTTTTAGAAAAAATTGGAAAAAAAAATTTTGATATTCTACTTACAATAGGTGCTGGTAATATAGATACCTTGATTTTCCCAATCAAAAAATGGTTGTATAAAAAATATGGATAA